In the genome of Mycobacteriales bacterium, one region contains:
- a CDS encoding PD-(D/E)XK nuclease family protein gives MAAEQLGFEGMPRRLFAATPSRLGAFTSCPRRYRFTYLVRPTPPKGAPWAHNSVGAAVHNALRDWWLLPYERRTPVAAGRLVDGAWISDGFADAEQSAAWRARARDWAETYVATLDPADEPVGVERGVAVRTDRLALSGRVDRIDAREDELVIVDYKTGRWVPDTDDARGSLALAVYALAAARTLRRPCHRVELHHLPTGRVAAWEHTDATLARHIGRATDTADDIENAAAAVTAGADVDTAYPPITGRQCGWCDFRRHCPAGQAASAEQAPWAALAEPVSVPVGADAAED, from the coding sequence GTGGCAGCCGAACAGCTCGGCTTCGAGGGGATGCCGCGCCGGCTGTTCGCCGCGACGCCGTCCCGGCTGGGCGCCTTCACCTCCTGCCCGCGCCGCTACCGGTTCACCTACCTGGTCCGGCCGACCCCGCCCAAGGGTGCGCCGTGGGCGCACAACTCCGTCGGCGCGGCCGTGCACAACGCGCTGCGGGACTGGTGGCTGCTGCCGTACGAGCGGCGGACCCCGGTCGCGGCCGGGCGCCTGGTGGACGGAGCCTGGATCTCCGACGGGTTCGCCGACGCCGAGCAGTCCGCGGCCTGGCGCGCCCGGGCCCGGGACTGGGCCGAGACGTACGTGGCTACGCTGGACCCGGCCGACGAGCCGGTCGGGGTCGAGCGCGGTGTCGCGGTGCGGACCGACCGGCTGGCGCTCTCGGGCCGGGTCGACCGGATCGACGCCCGCGAGGACGAGCTGGTCATCGTCGACTACAAGACCGGCCGCTGGGTCCCGGACACCGACGACGCCCGTGGCTCCCTCGCCCTGGCGGTGTACGCGCTGGCCGCCGCCCGGACGCTGCGCCGGCCCTGTCACCGGGTCGAGCTGCATCACCTGCCGACCGGCCGGGTCGCCGCCTGGGAGCACACCGACGCCACCCTGGCCCGGCACATCGGCCGGGCCACCGACACCGCCGACGACATCGAGAACGCGGCCGCCGCGGTCACTGCCGGGGCGGACGTCGACACGGCGTACCCGCCGATCACCGGGCGGCAGTGCGGCTGGTGCGACTTCCGGCGGCACTGCCCGGCCGGGCAGGCCGCCTCCGCCGAGCAGGCCCCGTGGGCCGCGCTGGCCGAGCCGGTCTCCGTGCCGGTCGGTGCCGACGCGGCCGAGGACTGA